In Roseofilum reptotaenium CS-1145, the following proteins share a genomic window:
- a CDS encoding PHP domain-containing protein translates to MMIDLAPAPCLSNQAGEQEEARALREVLANIDERSCPDSYNFHMHTQFSDGKLRPEEIIDQAIAIGLQGLAITDHHSVGGYKTAQNCLNHPNLNPKPSLHLWSGVEINAYLLKTEVHILGYAFDPDHPALEPYLQGHAVEGNAYQASAVIDTIHKAGGLAVLAHPARYRYPATELIPEAVYLGIDGVETYYAYNNPTPWIPSPKQTKQVRELGEFYNLLHTCGTDTHGRNIQKRL, encoded by the coding sequence ATGATGATCGATCTAGCTCCAGCTCCATGCTTGTCAAACCAGGCTGGAGAGCAGGAAGAAGCACGGGCCCTCAGAGAAGTATTGGCGAACATTGATGAAAGGAGTTGTCCCGATTCCTACAATTTTCATATGCATACCCAGTTTTCTGATGGAAAATTACGCCCGGAAGAGATTATTGACCAGGCAATCGCGATCGGATTACAGGGACTGGCGATCACAGATCACCATAGTGTTGGCGGTTACAAAACCGCCCAAAACTGCCTCAATCATCCCAATCTCAACCCTAAACCCTCCCTCCACCTATGGAGTGGTGTAGAAATCAATGCTTATTTGTTGAAAACAGAAGTTCACATTCTCGGTTACGCCTTTGACCCCGATCATCCGGCTTTAGAACCCTATCTCCAAGGCCATGCTGTGGAAGGCAACGCCTATCAAGCCTCAGCAGTTATTGATACCATTCATAAAGCGGGCGGTTTAGCCGTTCTCGCTCATCCGGCTCGATATCGTTATCCAGCTACTGAATTAATTCCTGAAGCTGTCTATCTTGGTATTGATGGGGTAGAAACTTATTACGCTTATAATAATCCCACACCTTGGATACCGAGTCCCAAACAAACCAAGCAGGTTCGAGAACTGGGCGAATTCTATAATTTACTGCATACCTGTGGTACAGATACTCACGGTCGAAATATCCAGAAGCGATTGTAA
- a CDS encoding Uma2 family endonuclease → MVVALEALQELKGMSLEEFLNYDDGTDTVYQLEDGELVVMPPESDRNQRIESFLFAYFLQIGILPHYLRMKTEVVVSGLRPTVRVPDLLVLSEEGAQSLQGASRSTVSLEMSPPQLVVEVVSPGKENANRDYRYKLSQYQSRGISEYWIVDPMEERITVFVLVEGLYESRGFSGEEVLESPFLQGFSGDRTLSVVQVLRGGVNS, encoded by the coding sequence ATGGTAGTCGCACTTGAAGCTTTGCAGGAGCTTAAGGGTATGAGTCTAGAGGAGTTTCTGAATTATGATGATGGCACAGATACGGTATATCAGTTAGAAGATGGGGAGTTGGTAGTTATGCCTCCAGAGAGCGATCGCAATCAGCGTATTGAATCGTTTCTGTTTGCGTATTTCCTACAGATTGGAATTTTACCTCACTATTTGAGGATGAAGACGGAAGTAGTGGTGAGTGGACTTCGGCCAACAGTTAGAGTGCCCGATCTGTTAGTGTTGTCAGAAGAAGGAGCGCAGTCCCTACAAGGAGCAAGTCGCTCCACAGTTAGCTTGGAGATGTCTCCACCTCAGTTAGTCGTGGAAGTGGTTTCACCAGGCAAAGAGAACGCAAACCGAGATTATCGGTATAAGCTTTCACAGTATCAGTCCAGGGGCATCTCCGAGTATTGGATTGTCGATCCCATGGAAGAACGAATAACCGTATTTGTGCTAGTCGAAGGGTTGTATGAGTCGCGAGGGTTTTCTGGAGAAGAAGTGCTAGAGTCACCCTTTTTGCAGGGATTTTCAGGAGATAGGACTTTGTCTGTGGTGCAAGTTTTAAGAGGTGGAGTTAATTCATAG
- a CDS encoding RNA-guided endonuclease InsQ/TnpB family protein has translation MAKHAGVARHAYNWGLAICLEAKEKGEKRPSANTLHKRLVAEVKSQYEWYYEVSKCAPQQALRDLDSAFKNFFTVKGRGFPRFKKKGRHDSFYLEGNIQIRGNQIRLPRIGWVKTYEKPLPPILVKSNSNVTISRQANKWLISYKVDVEPEKIDHSKGVVGVDLGVRTLATLSNGVIFPAVHAYRSAKRKLASLSRSVSRKVKGSNNHKKAIKRLAKAHYRVACIRKDATHKLTSYLAKNHSEVVIEDLNVSGMLKNHRLAQAIADGGFYEFRRQLEYKCQWYGSFLTVVDRFFPSSKTCSDCGEIKKDLKLKERMFICPSCSFFLDRDLNAAINLSKACPERSRRAGSSPVSACGVSDKRNAMAKWTQRSRKKTSDYVQLSLGLS, from the coding sequence ATGGCTAAACACGCAGGAGTGGCTCGTCACGCCTATAATTGGGGACTAGCAATTTGTCTTGAAGCCAAAGAAAAAGGTGAAAAGCGCCCCAGCGCGAACACCTTACATAAGCGTTTGGTAGCTGAGGTAAAATCTCAATATGAATGGTACTACGAAGTTTCTAAATGCGCTCCCCAACAAGCCTTGAGGGATTTGGATAGTGCATTCAAGAACTTCTTTACTGTCAAAGGGCGTGGGTTCCCTAGATTTAAAAAAAAGGGGAGGCATGACAGCTTTTACTTAGAAGGAAACATTCAAATAAGAGGAAACCAAATCAGGTTGCCTCGCATTGGGTGGGTAAAGACCTATGAAAAACCTCTTCCTCCTATCTTGGTAAAATCCAACAGCAACGTAACAATTAGTCGTCAGGCTAATAAATGGCTTATTTCTTATAAGGTTGATGTGGAACCGGAAAAAATTGACCATTCTAAAGGCGTTGTGGGTGTGGATTTGGGAGTAAGGACTCTAGCTACATTGTCTAATGGGGTGATATTTCCGGCGGTTCATGCTTATCGGAGTGCTAAGAGAAAATTAGCCTCACTCTCTAGAAGTGTCAGTCGTAAAGTCAAAGGTTCCAACAACCACAAAAAAGCAATCAAGCGTTTAGCCAAAGCACATTATCGAGTTGCCTGTATTCGTAAAGATGCCACCCATAAGTTAACGTCCTACTTAGCTAAAAACCACAGCGAAGTAGTCATAGAAGACTTAAACGTGAGCGGGATGCTCAAAAACCATCGGTTAGCTCAAGCTATAGCAGATGGTGGTTTTTATGAGTTTAGGCGGCAACTGGAGTATAAATGTCAATGGTATGGCAGCTTTTTAACAGTCGTAGATAGATTTTTCCCTTCTTCTAAAACTTGTTCAGATTGTGGAGAAATCAAGAAAGACTTAAAACTCAAAGAGAGGATGTTTATCTGTCCATCTTGCAGCTTCTTTTTAGACCGTGATTTAAATGCTGCCATTAATTTGTCGAAGGCTTGCCCTGAGCGAAGCCGAAGGGCGGGAAGTTCTCCCGTGTCAGCCTGTGGAGTATCAGATAAACGCAATGCTATGGCAAAGTGGACACAGCGAAGCAGGAAGAAAACATCAGATTATGTACAGCTTAGTTTAGGCTTATCATAG
- a CDS encoding SGNH/GDSL hydrolase family protein gives MSNLGLAAGSLLFALLMAEVGLRIANIPPQAKPEPQPQASSSPEPTPSPVEPSPSPAPSPAPAQENILPSQRNAPPKPARGTPQPNFFQTDQDLGWTHQAGVSGWWTAEGEAYIEISSAGLRDREHPIEKPPNTFRIALLGDSFSEALQVPLEQTYWWFMQHALQNCPALQGQTVDVINFGVTNYGTGQQLLRLRRDVWQYNPDIVLLAVFTGNDVPDNYKPLDARNRPYFVYNNQGELVPDMSFRNPDKTLPPYNLSRVDRLPDWLVDHSRILQLVRKVEKDMKNRELEALRQYTYNYLYREPEDETWGKAWQITEDLIGLMHQEVKEKSAEFMVVTLSNEAQVNPDPAFRDGFVASNGITDLFYPDNRIKALGDRLNFPVVNLAPTLQTYAEENQVCLHGFANAVECGGHWNDRGHAIAAQVLTPQVCQYLSSTLGKQEN, from the coding sequence ATGAGTAATCTAGGGTTAGCAGCCGGAAGCTTACTCTTTGCCCTATTAATGGCTGAAGTGGGACTACGCATTGCCAATATTCCCCCTCAAGCAAAACCGGAACCCCAACCCCAAGCATCAAGTTCTCCAGAACCGACTCCCTCTCCTGTCGAACCCTCTCCCTCTCCAGCGCCTTCACCTGCTCCAGCACAGGAGAATATCTTGCCTTCCCAGAGAAATGCGCCGCCTAAACCTGCACGGGGAACTCCTCAACCGAACTTTTTCCAAACCGATCAGGATTTGGGATGGACGCATCAAGCGGGAGTGTCGGGATGGTGGACAGCCGAAGGAGAAGCCTATATTGAGATTAGCTCTGCTGGATTGCGCGATCGCGAACATCCGATCGAAAAACCACCCAATACTTTCCGCATTGCCCTCTTAGGTGATTCCTTTTCCGAAGCACTGCAAGTTCCACTCGAACAAACCTATTGGTGGTTCATGCAACACGCCCTGCAAAACTGTCCAGCGTTGCAAGGACAAACGGTAGATGTGATTAATTTTGGTGTAACCAACTATGGAACGGGACAACAGTTATTGCGTTTGCGTCGGGATGTATGGCAGTACAACCCAGATATAGTCCTTTTAGCTGTGTTTACAGGCAATGATGTCCCGGATAATTATAAACCTTTAGATGCTCGCAATCGTCCCTATTTTGTCTATAACAATCAGGGAGAGTTAGTGCCAGATATGTCGTTCCGAAATCCGGATAAAACTCTACCTCCCTATAATTTATCTAGGGTAGATAGGTTACCGGATTGGTTGGTGGATCATTCTCGGATTTTGCAGTTGGTGCGTAAGGTGGAAAAGGATATGAAAAACCGAGAATTGGAAGCGCTGCGCCAGTATACTTATAATTATTTGTATCGGGAACCAGAAGATGAAACCTGGGGAAAAGCTTGGCAAATCACGGAGGATTTAATCGGGTTAATGCATCAGGAGGTTAAAGAGAAGAGTGCCGAGTTTATGGTGGTGACGTTAAGTAATGAGGCGCAAGTCAACCCCGATCCAGCCTTTCGTGATGGGTTTGTAGCCAGTAATGGGATTACGGATTTATTTTATCCAGATAACCGGATTAAGGCATTAGGCGATCGCCTGAATTTTCCGGTGGTGAATTTAGCGCCAACGCTACAAACCTACGCCGAAGAGAATCAGGTGTGCCTACATGGATTTGCCAATGCGGTAGAATGTGGGGGACATTGGAACGATCGCGGTCATGCGATCGCCGCTCAAGTGTTAACTCCCCAAGTGTGCCAATACCTCAGTTCAACCCTCGGAAAACAGGAAAACTGA
- a CDS encoding UPF0175 family protein, giving the protein MNITIPDEILNSAQLSEADLKVELAISLYQQRKLSTGQARRLAEMNLLEFRREISSRGICVNYDVADFEADIETLKRMGKL; this is encoded by the coding sequence ATGAATATTACCATCCCTGACGAAATCCTGAACTCTGCTCAACTGTCCGAAGCAGATCTTAAAGTAGAATTGGCAATCTCACTCTATCAACAAAGGAAACTGAGTACAGGACAAGCTCGCCGTCTTGCAGAAATGAACTTACTAGAATTTAGGAGAGAAATATCTAGTCGAGGAATTTGTGTCAACTATGATGTAGCAGATTTTGAGGCTGATATAGAAACCTTAAAGCGAATGGGTAAATTATGA
- a CDS encoding DUF2232 domain-containing protein, whose translation MGNQKPESQVNLTLPLVESAFLASTSSLIWLVNYYFPPGPLLRIFFPVPIALAYLRWGSRNAWMTMTVTGLLLTVLMGPTRSILFLIPFGLLGVQLGMMWKRGASWLVSIGLGTLLGAIGFFFKIWLVSILLGEDLWLYLMAQVTSLIDWIFLKLGLLAEPDITIVQAIAVVMILVNNLIYLFVVHLVSSLLLEKLGNPIPLPPAWVEILLDRE comes from the coding sequence ATGGGTAATCAGAAGCCGGAGAGTCAAGTTAATCTGACCTTACCTCTAGTAGAATCAGCGTTTTTGGCAAGTACGTCTAGTCTGATTTGGTTGGTGAATTATTATTTTCCACCCGGGCCATTATTGCGGATCTTTTTTCCCGTACCGATCGCCTTGGCCTATTTGCGTTGGGGCAGTCGCAATGCTTGGATGACTATGACGGTAACGGGTTTGCTGTTAACCGTTTTAATGGGACCAACCCGCAGTATCCTGTTTCTGATTCCCTTTGGACTGTTGGGAGTGCAGTTGGGGATGATGTGGAAGCGGGGAGCAAGTTGGTTGGTGTCTATTGGTTTAGGAACGCTGTTGGGAGCGATCGGATTTTTCTTCAAAATTTGGTTGGTGTCCATTCTCCTGGGTGAGGATTTATGGCTGTATCTGATGGCACAGGTGACCAGCTTGATCGATTGGATATTCCTGAAGTTGGGATTATTGGCCGAGCCGGATATCACGATCGTACAGGCGATCGCCGTAGTCATGATTTTAGTCAATAATTTGATCTATTTGTTCGTTGTCCATTTGGTCTCTAGTTTGCTTCTCGAAAAGTTGGGTAACCCCATTCCCTTGCCTCCCGCTTGGGTGGAAATTCTGTTAGATCGGGAATAG
- a CDS encoding M23 family metallopeptidase: MWHLQRFALGKKQEARGNSLGYLRLGSNENPLSQGGLRGIFIACLSLILPVLLTPASLAQTPMDEPSFIPLRPNPEQFCPQEPAIDRFIYYTISPGESLSQIAANHQLMPSTLMGLNRSLRNGQAPVGTQIVIPPYDGVLVRIPVGKTWRDVAEAYRVPADALFEVNGCQQNPEMVFVPGVNWSPGRPSREMRTQLSAYPLPAVAPLLKGYGWYLNSQTSRREFSSGVDIRAPIGTPVSAVGDGIVAYAGDRASYGQLVVINHPGGRQTRYAHLQTIQVSPGQNIRQGDVLGTVGTTGNPQFSIPHLHFEMRYKSAVGWVAEDPGLYIQELGRNLRY; the protein is encoded by the coding sequence ATGTGGCACTTACAGCGCTTCGCGCTCGGCAAAAAGCAAGAGGCAAGAGGAAATAGCTTGGGGTACTTACGTTTGGGAAGCAATGAAAATCCCCTTTCTCAAGGAGGATTGAGAGGGATCTTCATTGCTTGCCTGTCTTTAATCTTACCTGTTCTATTGACTCCTGCGAGTCTCGCTCAAACCCCCATGGATGAGCCATCTTTTATTCCCTTACGACCGAATCCAGAACAATTTTGTCCCCAAGAACCTGCCATAGATCGCTTTATTTATTACACAATTTCTCCGGGAGAAAGCCTAAGCCAAATTGCTGCAAATCATCAATTAATGCCGTCAACTTTAATGGGTCTCAATCGTTCCTTACGCAACGGACAAGCCCCCGTTGGCACTCAAATTGTGATTCCTCCTTATGATGGGGTCTTAGTGCGGATTCCAGTCGGTAAAACTTGGCGCGATGTAGCCGAAGCATACCGAGTTCCTGCTGATGCCCTATTTGAGGTAAATGGATGTCAACAGAACCCAGAAATGGTGTTTGTCCCAGGAGTCAATTGGTCTCCCGGTCGTCCTTCTAGGGAAATGCGCACTCAGCTCTCGGCCTATCCCCTTCCGGCTGTTGCGCCCTTGCTCAAAGGATATGGTTGGTATTTAAATTCACAAACCTCAAGACGAGAATTTAGTAGTGGTGTAGATATCCGCGCCCCCATTGGTACTCCCGTTTCGGCAGTGGGAGATGGTATCGTTGCTTATGCAGGCGATCGCGCTTCCTATGGTCAACTCGTCGTCATTAACCATCCTGGAGGACGACAAACCCGTTACGCTCATCTACAAACGATTCAAGTTTCCCCCGGTCAAAATATTCGCCAAGGAGACGTACTAGGAACCGTGGGAACAACTGGAAATCCCCAGTTTTCCATTCCCCATCTCCATTTTGAAATGCGCTATAAATCGGCTGTGGGTTGGGTGGCTGAAGATCCAGGGTTATATATCCAGGAATTGGGGCGGAATTTGCGTTATTAA
- a CDS encoding DUF3368 domain-containing protein has product MIVVSDTSPITSLAAIGQLNLLQQIYGSIIIPEAVDREMTDVGYPVPGRAEVQTLSWIRTEPVKNKDLVSQFQTELDRGESEAIALAIELNANLLIIDENPGRKVATEFNLEFIGILGVLLTAKQEGLIEVIKPIMDNLIDRAGFRIS; this is encoded by the coding sequence ATGATTGTCGTCAGCGATACATCACCAATTACAAGTTTAGCTGCGATTGGACAATTAAATTTATTACAACAAATCTATGGAAGCATTATTATTCCAGAAGCTGTCGATCGGGAAATGACCGATGTAGGTTATCCTGTTCCAGGGAGGGCTGAAGTTCAAACCCTGTCTTGGATTAGAACTGAACCGGTCAAAAATAAAGATCTGGTTAGTCAATTTCAAACTGAGTTAGATCGAGGAGAGTCTGAGGCGATCGCCTTGGCTATTGAATTAAATGCTAATCTCTTAATCATAGATGAAAATCCAGGTAGGAAAGTTGCTACTGAATTTAATCTGGAATTTATTGGTATTTTGGGTGTTTTGTTAACTGCCAAGCAAGAAGGATTGATCGAAGTTATTAAACCAATCATGGATAATTTGATCGATCGAGCTGGCTTTCGTATTAGTTAG
- a CDS encoding ABC-F family ATP-binding cassette domain-containing protein: MLRLEHISKIYSTGQVLNDINWEVKPGDRVGLVGVNGAGKSTQLKIIAGEIEPTSGEVIRPANLQIAYLTQEFDVNPGDTVREEFWTVFHEANAVHHAIAEIQHLMQTATPEELEILIHKLDKQQRHFEALDGYGLDSQIEKMLPEMGFEADDGDRLVSAFSGGWQMRIQLGKILLQSPDMLLLDEPTNHLDLETIEWLETYLKSSTIPMVIVSHDREFLDRLCTQIVETERGVSTTYLGNYSAYLEQKAEQKAAQQSAYENQQKELEKQQAYIERFRASATRSTQAKSREKQLGKIERIEAPISDLKTLHFRFPPSPRSGRDVVNIKDLTYLYDDKILFLGASLGIERGDRIAILGPNGCGKSTLLRLMMGWEQPIEGSVSLGKHNVIPGYFEQNQAEALDLDKTVMDTIHDEVPDWKNEEVRTLLGGFLFSGDTVYKQVEALSGGEKARLALAKMLLQPANLLILDEPTNHLDIPAKEMLEEALQHYDGTAIIVSHDRYFISKVANKIVEIREGEFHVYLGNYHYYLDKIAEEKEKVKLAEIAKAKAEKAAAKREKQKAKQKAKKKAKAN, encoded by the coding sequence ATGCTGCGATTAGAGCATATCAGCAAAATCTATTCGACTGGCCAAGTGCTCAATGATATCAATTGGGAAGTGAAACCTGGCGATCGCGTGGGTTTGGTGGGGGTCAATGGTGCGGGAAAATCGACGCAGCTCAAGATTATTGCGGGGGAAATTGAGCCGACTTCTGGGGAGGTGATCCGACCAGCAAATTTGCAGATCGCCTATTTGACCCAGGAATTTGATGTCAATCCTGGGGATACGGTGCGGGAGGAATTTTGGACGGTCTTTCATGAGGCTAATGCAGTCCATCATGCGATCGCCGAGATTCAGCATCTGATGCAAACGGCGACTCCAGAGGAGCTAGAGATTCTTATCCATAAACTCGATAAGCAACAACGGCACTTTGAAGCGCTGGATGGATATGGGTTAGACTCACAAATTGAGAAGATGTTACCCGAGATGGGATTTGAGGCAGATGATGGCGATCGCCTGGTCAGCGCCTTTTCTGGGGGCTGGCAAATGCGGATTCAATTGGGTAAAATTTTGCTGCAATCTCCCGATATGCTGTTGCTCGATGAGCCGACAAACCATTTAGATTTAGAAACCATTGAATGGTTAGAAACCTATCTAAAAAGCTCAACGATCCCCATGGTAATTGTCTCCCATGACCGGGAATTTCTAGACCGCCTCTGTACGCAAATTGTGGAAACCGAGCGCGGAGTGTCTACGACCTATTTAGGCAATTATTCCGCCTATCTGGAACAAAAAGCCGAGCAAAAAGCTGCCCAGCAAAGTGCTTACGAAAATCAGCAAAAGGAATTAGAGAAACAGCAAGCTTATATTGAACGATTTCGCGCCAGTGCCACCCGCAGTACCCAAGCCAAAAGTCGCGAGAAACAACTCGGAAAAATAGAACGCATCGAAGCCCCCATCAGCGACCTAAAAACGCTCCATTTCCGCTTTCCTCCCTCCCCCCGCAGTGGTCGCGACGTGGTCAATATCAAGGATTTAACCTACTTGTATGATGATAAAATCCTCTTCCTGGGGGCATCTCTGGGGATTGAACGGGGCGATCGCATCGCCATTCTGGGGCCCAATGGTTGTGGAAAATCCACCCTCCTGAGATTAATGATGGGCTGGGAACAACCCATAGAAGGCAGCGTCAGCCTAGGGAAACATAACGTGATTCCAGGTTATTTTGAACAAAATCAAGCGGAAGCCTTAGATTTAGATAAAACGGTCATGGATACCATTCATGATGAAGTCCCCGATTGGAAAAATGAGGAAGTACGTACCCTTTTAGGGGGATTCTTATTTAGTGGGGATACCGTTTATAAACAGGTGGAAGCCCTGAGTGGGGGAGAAAAAGCCCGGTTAGCCCTAGCCAAAATGTTATTACAGCCGGCGAATTTATTAATTTTAGATGAACCGACCAACCATTTAGATATTCCGGCTAAGGAAATGTTAGAGGAAGCGCTCCAACATTATGATGGCACCGCTATTATTGTCTCCCACGACCGTTATTTTATCTCCAAAGTCGCCAATAAGATTGTGGAAATTCGCGAAGGTGAATTTCACGTCTATCTGGGGAACTACCATTACTATCTGGATAAAATTGCCGAAGAAAAAGAAAAGGTGAAGTTAGCGGAAATTGCCAAAGCGAAAGCAGAAAAAGCAGCCGCAAAACGGGAAAAACAAAAAGCGAAACAAAAGGCCAAAAAGAAAGCGAAAGCGAATTAA
- a CDS encoding Crp/Fnr family transcriptional regulator, with the protein MVERHKSRGELNQRELIKSAPFFEGLPEEIVERTTAQVVVREHPSNQVILLENDWGSSVYFILEGWVKIRTYNLDGKEVTLNIIGKGELFGEMAPLEEVPRSTDVITLAPTTIGNMPASDFVNLIHTEPKAGIRLAQLMARRLRQVNRRLRLRESDSTSRVADILLFLADGQGTKTAEGVEIPNLPHRELSSLSGLARETVTRVLSKLEKKKLIVRPDRDTLCIPDLGALERLMV; encoded by the coding sequence ATGGTAGAACGACACAAGTCCCGTGGTGAATTGAATCAGCGTGAACTGATTAAGTCAGCGCCCTTTTTTGAAGGGTTACCGGAGGAGATTGTTGAACGGACGACGGCGCAAGTGGTGGTGCGAGAACATCCTTCTAACCAGGTCATCCTATTGGAAAATGATTGGGGTAGCTCGGTTTATTTTATTTTGGAAGGATGGGTTAAGATCCGCACTTATAATTTAGATGGTAAAGAGGTTACCCTCAATATTATTGGTAAGGGGGAGTTATTTGGAGAAATGGCTCCCCTCGAAGAGGTGCCACGCTCTACTGATGTGATTACCCTCGCCCCAACCACGATTGGCAATATGCCCGCTAGTGATTTTGTTAACTTGATTCATACGGAACCAAAGGCGGGTATCCGGTTGGCCCAATTGATGGCACGGCGCTTACGACAAGTCAACCGACGGTTACGACTACGGGAGTCTGATAGTACCTCCCGTGTAGCGGATATCCTCTTGTTTTTGGCTGATGGTCAAGGAACGAAAACGGCTGAGGGGGTAGAAATTCCCAATCTCCCCCATCGGGAATTAAGTAGTTTGAGTGGATTAGCGCGTGAAACGGTTACCAGAGTTTTAAGTAAATTGGAAAAGAAAAAGTTGATTGTGCGCCCCGATCGCGATACTCTTTGTATTCCAGATTTGGGTGCTTTAGAGCGCCTGATGGTTTGA
- a CDS encoding Hsp70 family protein codes for MKESRSVKSHSDGQNPLWYLGIDWGTTGISAVFLNYSTRCFYPWERFPTQRTQVGVSLKLYLDWSLPGVDGASIIEEMVAQLQGMANEQEQYGQEIWNQLSGVIVGCPAHWSDAYRFNLREAILRTGWVDQPHQILFLEEPIALVISELRDTAQGTQWQGATLILDSGATTTEFALVDVPLNKSQLKSENFYLGSLAYGGDAIDQDIIAQLLLNGDHPLLSASSEQEQGIKLPQVGEVDLETRYQFSQYLGRSDWGQGLLAIAREVKHRLQAQNQITVRLKQQKWTIQRRDLEMKVFVPFLRALNREINRLFIKTGVAPQGIRQALCTGGSASLVAIARWLRQKLPSAAIIQDRTPQGQPPKCSRVAYGLANVPLYPQVLNTVRHQYSDYFLLLELLRVIPNEAIAEGQIFSLLEQRGINTAVCGDRLRKLLAGNLPPGLLPKTSDRLYLSPQLEFNQPLFIAQGTGLYTLNPEQRAIVMNQFKQVLATSNQTLDDPYLVLW; via the coding sequence ATGAAAGAGAGCAGAAGTGTGAAGAGTCATTCTGATGGGCAAAATCCGCTGTGGTATCTAGGAATCGATTGGGGAACGACTGGCATCTCAGCCGTGTTCCTCAATTACTCAACACGCTGTTTTTATCCCTGGGAGCGTTTCCCCACTCAGCGAACCCAGGTTGGGGTGTCTCTAAAACTTTACTTAGATTGGAGTTTACCTGGGGTCGATGGGGCCTCGATTATTGAGGAGATGGTGGCCCAGTTGCAAGGGATGGCGAATGAGCAAGAACAGTATGGCCAAGAGATTTGGAATCAGTTAAGTGGGGTAATTGTGGGCTGTCCGGCCCATTGGAGTGATGCCTATCGCTTTAATCTGCGAGAGGCAATTTTAAGGACAGGTTGGGTAGATCAGCCTCACCAAATTCTGTTCTTAGAGGAGCCAATTGCTTTAGTCATATCAGAGTTGCGTGATACGGCTCAGGGTACTCAATGGCAAGGCGCAACATTAATTCTAGATTCGGGAGCAACGACGACGGAGTTCGCTCTGGTGGATGTTCCGTTAAACAAATCCCAACTCAAGTCGGAAAATTTCTATTTGGGATCTTTGGCTTATGGGGGAGATGCGATCGATCAGGATATTATTGCTCAGTTGTTGTTGAATGGGGATCATCCCTTATTATCTGCTTCATCAGAGCAAGAGCAGGGAATAAAGTTGCCCCAAGTGGGAGAGGTGGATTTAGAAACCCGTTATCAGTTCAGCCAATATTTGGGACGTTCAGATTGGGGTCAGGGGTTATTGGCGATCGCCAGAGAGGTTAAGCATAGACTTCAGGCACAAAACCAGATTACAGTACGCCTCAAGCAGCAAAAGTGGACTATTCAGCGTCGCGATTTAGAGATGAAGGTGTTTGTGCCTTTTTTGCGTGCCCTGAATCGGGAGATTAATCGCCTGTTTATCAAGACGGGAGTCGCCCCTCAAGGAATACGCCAGGCTTTGTGTACGGGGGGGAGTGCATCTTTAGTGGCGATCGCCCGTTGGTTACGGCAAAAACTACCCAGCGCGGCAATTATTCAAGACCGTACCCCACAAGGTCAACCGCCTAAATGTAGTCGGGTAGCTTATGGATTAGCGAATGTACCGCTCTATCCCCAAGTTCTCAATACAGTACGCCATCAATATAGTGATTATTTTCTGTTGTTAGAATTGCTTAGGGTAATCCCCAATGAGGCGATCGCCGAAGGGCAGATTTTCTCCTTGTTAGAACAACGGGGGATTAATACGGCAGTTTGTGGCGATCGCTTGCGCAAACTGCTCGCAGGCAATCTTCCTCCTGGACTACTTCCGAAAACATCAGATCGCCTTTACCTGAGTCCTCAATTAGAGTTTAATCAACCCCTATTTATTGCTCAAGGAACTGGATTATATACTCTCAATCCAGAACAAAGAGCGATCGTGATGAATCAATTTAAGCAAGTTCTCGCCACCTCTAACCAAACCTTAGACGATCCCTATTTAGTACTTTGGTAA